A window of the Torulaspora globosa chromosome 6, complete sequence genome harbors these coding sequences:
- the TIR1 gene encoding GPI-anchored mannoprotein (ancestral locus Anc_7.161) yields MSINNLILLIAASISAVRAIDPTQSAELNAILNDAKGNLPQYMSVASQVSIPPEIFQLGLAIATAADDSYTTLYSQIDFNQVSTLMTALPWYSSRLEPAISSALATLTPTATGSTSSQPTSQTNSSPATSQASSSSASGVTSSSASGVTSSSASGATSSSKASSASSTEAPSNTVTSSKSSEASSTTSTVSQTSSHQVSQTSNAAPKPAIGMGAGVLAAAAMLL; encoded by the coding sequence ATGTCCATCAATAACTTAATCCTACTAATTGCCGCTTCCATCTCCGCCGTCCGCGCTATTGACCCAACGCAATCAGCAGAACTTAATGCCATTTTGAACGATGCCAAAGGCAACTTGCCGCAATACATGAGCGTTGCCAGTCAAGTGAGTATCCCGcctgaaatttttcaacttgGGTTGGCAATTGCTACTGCCGCGGATGACTCCTACACCACACTCTACTCTCAGATCGATTTTAACCAGGTTAGTACCCTGATGACCGCCCTCCCATGGTACTCAAGCAGACTGGAGCCAgccatttcttctgctctgGCCACTTTGACACCAACTGCGACAGGTAGCACTTCTTCTCAACCCACTTCCCAAACAAACTCTTCTCCCGCTACCTCTCAAGCATCGTCCTCAAGTGCATCCGGAGTAACTTCCTCAAGTGCATCCGGAGTAACTTCCTCAAGTGCATCCGGAGCAACTTCCTCATCCAAGGCgtcttctgcttcttcaaccgAAGCACCATCCAATACGGTGACGTCAAGCAAATCATCAGAGGCTTCTTCCACGACTAGCACGGTATCTCAAACAAGTAGCCACCAGGTAAGTCAAACCAGCAATGCGGCACCAAAGCCTGCAATTGGCATGGGCGCAGGTGTCCTAGCTGCTGCTGCTATGCTTTTgtga
- the MET28 gene encoding Met28p (ancestral locus Anc_7.122), producing MSEIGGDDVLKEESETIVNLSQELQSQISKNSELGTRLLSLLLVSSSNGKEIIGAINRGDISRIKNLNFNAKVTKSDIKEDEIDVIKRKKSTEASARFRIRKKQREQERQSELKELNIRIQNLNKRVDVLLDENRYWKRQLEKVNDRKSEELLESIRRRNQCTQDG from the coding sequence ATGTCAGAGATCGGTGGTGACGATGTTCTAAAGGAAGAGAGCGAGACTATAGTCAATCTATCACAGGAATTACAGAGCCAGATATCTAAAAATTCTGAGCTGGGCACGAGGCTGTTATCACTGTTACTGGTTAGCAGTAGTAACGGGAAGGAAATCATCGGTGCTATCAATAGAGGGGACATTTCTCGAATAAAAAATTTGAATTTCAATGCCAAGGTTACAAAGAGCGACATAAAGGAAGACGAAATTGATGTCATtaagaggaagaaaagtACTGAGGCGTCCGCTAGATTCCGAATTCGTAAGAAGCAAAGAGAGCAAGAGAGGCAGTCGGAATTGAAGGAGCTGAATATTCGGATCCAGAACCTCAATAAGAGAGTCGACGTTTTGCTGGACGAAAACCGCTACTGGAAACGACAGCTGGAGAAAGTAAATGACAGAAAATCAGAAGAACTCCTGGAGAGTATCAGGAGACGAAATCAATGCACCCAAGATGGGTAA
- a CDS encoding alpha-mannosyltransferase (ancestral locus Anc_7.123) has translation MAMRFRQVIGSLKHGRGSLIRRISLIGSCILLIYLVITSSTQAASIAVSSKGRSSQISTAGSVGRDAKDSSPFRWIENRRRKALRKAATAEGLLASFWRFFSVNANGIEDSEQQLLVNWENAPLADKCRYMIDATYTMDKGWSNHMIVDFYANEEVDDLLASLLGERLRLFDYCFIAGGLSMRKVFEIESLIDPDNKSNSSPEDFVKRVFPFLRQAGDQTSDPMWPEVIDLTSGEKEPVPELPDEFSRDFWLNWQTIAKDKGIVVTLNEASKNLFYKQLKVLEHNGNRLPIQIITSGNEFSADFRKELQETVEISSQQVYLINCSPLLDASFAKKNIVNVINKWLAVIFNTFEEAVLLDVDAVPFVPIERFLQDKSYKESGILMYKDRFMPEERTFQYCVDMLKDVEPSWQEKNLIKSKIKYRSDFTDFDESEEAAVFQRFSHDLLLHHVDSGLVVINKVRNLNGLLFSFMLNLDAKMKRCVYGDKEMFWLGQLYAGQNYSIYPVDGAIIGPVRESVEKDSAIYQICASQIAHSDESQDLLWTNGGLKTCKRNHGAELDFENDPKYFKERYGDLATLQNIYNAPLNLEGMIIPKTQERWIQLEECSGYIYCATAMEEKPVSNSQQSVSGHISIFDEPTLKKYNSVLSIWNES, from the coding sequence ATGGCTATGAGGTTCCGCCAGGTAATTGGTAGCCTGAAGCATGGAAGAGGGTCTCTGATCAGAAGAATCTCCCTTATTGGAAGCTGCATTCTGCTAATATACCTCGTCATAACAAGCAGTACGCAAGCCGCTTCAATCGCAGTATCTTCCAAGGGTAGGAGCTCACAAATAAGTACTGCAGGATCAGTCGGAAGAGACGCCAAAGATTCATCTCCCTTCCGTTGGATCGAAAACCGTCGAAGAAAAGCACTTAGGAAGGCGGCTACAGCCGAAGGTTTACTCGCCAGCTTCTGGCGATTTTTCTCAGTGAATGCGAATGGAATAGAGGATAGCGAACAGCAGTTGTTGGTTAATTGGGAAAACGCCCCACTTGCTGACAAGTGCAGGTACATGATCGATGCCACATATACGATGGACAAGGGCTGGTCAAACCATATGATCGTTGATTTTTATGCCAACGAAGAAGTAGACGACTTGCTAGCTTCCTTGTTAGGCGAAAGGTTACGGTTGTTCGACTACTGTTTTATCGCCGGAGGGCTCTCTATGCGGAAAGTATTCGAAATAGAAAGCTTGATCGACCCAGATAATAAGAGCAACAGTTCTCCCGAAGATTTCGTCAAGCGAGTTTTCCCATTTCTCAGGCAAGCAGGCGATCAGACCAGTGATCCGATGTGGCCGGAGGTCATAGACTTGACAAGCGGTGAAAAGGAGCCCGTTCCTGAATTGCCTGATGAATTTAGCAGGGACTTCTGGCTTAATTGGCAAACTATTGCTAAAGATAAAGGAATAGTTGTCACTCTAAATGAGGCAAGCAAGAATCTTTTCTacaagcaattgaaggTCTTGGAGCACAATGGCAACCGTCTGCCTATTCAAATTATCACCTCTGGAAATGAGTTTTCTGCTGATTTCAGAAAAGAATTGCAGGAGACAGTCGAGATTTCAAGTCAGCAGGTTTACCTAATCAACTGCTCGCCACTTCTGGATGCGTCTTTcgcgaagaagaatattgTGAATGTCATAAATAAATGGCTCGCCGTAATTTTCAACACTTTCGAGGAAGCTGTTCTGCTGGATGTTGACGCCGTTCCTTTCGTTCCAATTGAACGTTTCTTACAGGATAAAAGCTACAAAGAAAGCGGGATTCTAATGTACAAAGATCGTTTCATGCCCGAGGAACGCACATTTCAATATTGCGTCGATATGTTAAAGGATGTGGAACCCTCGTGGCAAGAGAAgaacttgatcaagagCAAGATTAAATACCGCTCGGACTTCACAGATTTTGatgaatctgaagaagctgctgttTTTCAGAGATTTTCTCACGACCTTCTGCTGCATCACGTCGATAGTGGACTCGTGGTGATCAACAAGGTGAGAAATCTCAATGGCCTACTGTTTTCATTCATGCTAAATCTTGACgcgaagatgaaaagatgCGTTTATGGGGATAAAGAGATGTTTTGGCTCGGACAGTTATATGCCGGTCAGAACTATAGTATCTATCCGGTCGATGGGGCTATTATCGGACCAGTGAGAGAATCAGTTGAAAAAGATAGTGCCATCTATCAAATTTGTGCCTCGCAAATTGCACACTCTGATGAGTCGCAAGATTTACTGTGGACAAACGGTGGTTTGAAAACCTGTAAGCGGAATCATGGTGCGGAACTGGATTTTGAGAATGATCCCAAATATTTCAAAGAGAGATACGGGGATCTCGCTACGTTGCAAAATATCTATAACGCTCCCCTGAACCTCGAAGGAATGATCATCCCGAAAACTCAGGAACGGTGGATCCAATTGGAGGAATGCTCGGGTTATATATACTGTGCTACTGCGATGGAAGAGAAGCCAGTCTCAAATTCTCAGCAATCAGTCTCCGGTCATATTTCCATATTTGATGAACCCACCTTAAAAAAGTACAACTCAGTTCTGTCAATATGGAACGAATCCTGA
- the IST3 gene encoding U2 snRNP complex subunit IST3 (ancestral locus Anc_7.159): MNQIRAIQKINEAELNNGILSSHLSWHDEYKRQAYIFIGGLNTELIEGDILTVFAQYGVPVDVCLVRDRETGDSKGFAYLKYEDQRSTVLAIDNLNGIKLAGRVIKVDHAWYTPRDDLSQYREAVKKELDKDKVIVPEDRHVKATQEMTNELEDPMQNV, encoded by the coding sequence ATGAATCAGATAAGGGCAATTCAGAAAATCAACGAGGCCGAATTGAATAATGGCATTTTGTCATCCCATTTATCCTGGCACGATGAGTACAAGCGTCAGGCATACATATTTATTGGAGGACTGAATACAGAGCTGATAGAAGGCGATATCTTGACAGTGTTTGCGCAATATGGGGTACCGGTTGATGTTTGTTTAGTCAGAGACCGAGAGACTGGTGACTCAAAAGGGTTTGCTTATCTTAAGTACGAGGACCAGCGGTCTACGGTACTAGCCATCGATAATTTGAACGGCATAAAACTTGCAGGAAGAGTTATCAAGGTTGACCATGCATGGTATACCCCAAGAGACGATCTGTCGCAATATCGAGAAGCTGTTaaaaaagagctggataAGGACAAGGTGATTGTGCCAGAGGATCGCCATGTAAAGGCTACACAAGAGATGACGAACGAACTTGAGGACCCGATGCAGAACGTGTGA
- a CDS encoding bifunctional 4-hydroxy-4-methyl-2-oxoglutarate aldolase/oxaloacetate decarboxylase (ancestral locus Anc_7.158) yields MQDSGEELAKFSTCDVADGLLNLHSIVDGGYFPNLTQYSQRSKVSVVGRAYTVLFAPVDDPRPAVNYIDAISKGCFLVIALSKELQTPYAPYVKVTQACYGGLMSTRAKYQGAVGSVIFGRVRDIEEHRALEYPVFSYGLGACAPKMAIKPVAINVPLEILCIDGADKIIKPADYIVGDEHGVVRIPGDMDMAALLEYMKTSVEADELVVQDINAGVPAKQAQKERREVLQRFL; encoded by the coding sequence ATGCAGGACTCTGGGGAGGAATTAGCCAAGTTTTCGACTTGTGATGTGGCCGATGGTCTGCTCAATCTTCATTCAATAGTGGACGGAGGATACTTCCCTAACTTGACACAGTATTCTCAAAGATCGAAGGTATCAGTGGTTGGAAGAGCTTATACAGTACTATTTGCGCCCGTCGATGATCCAAGACCGGCGGTGAACTATATTGATGCAATCTCGAAGGGCTGTTTCCTTGTAATTGCGCTTTCGAAGGAGTTACAGACTCCATATGCACCTTACGTTAAGGTAACACAGGCATGCTATGGTGGCCTCATGTCTACGAGAGCAAAGTACCAAGGTGCAGTCGGCTCAGTCATCTTTGGCCGCGTCAGAGATATCGAGGAGCATCGAGCACTCGAATATCCTGTTTTTAGTTATGGATTAGGTGCTTGTGCTCCGAAGATGGCAATCAAGCCCGTTGCCATCAACGTACCATTGGAAATTTTATGCATTGATGGAGCTGACAAAATCATAAAACCGGCTGACTACATTGTCGGTGACGAGCATGGGGTAGTACGGATTCCAGGCGATATGGATATGGCAGCCCTCCTGGAGTACATGAAAACTTCTGTAGAGGCAGACGAACTGGTTGTTCAAGACATTAATGCCGGTGTCCCGGCCAAGCAGGCTCAGAAGGAGCGCAGGGAAGTTCTCCAAAGATTCTTATAG
- the PDR11 gene encoding ATP-binding cassette multidrug transporter PDR11 (similar to Saccharomyces cerevisiae PDR11 (YIL013C)), producing MPLSTYFAAVPGTSLTFDGANIILDENYKLPGNDDFEANLGNSRVLRDLVFTAEGSEMVLVLGSSSSLLLEALSSNQRQRYFPEGSVRFKTGDYWRYLKESSQVIYSNEGDVHFPHLTVQQTIDFALSCKYNAPKIQKNQLRDELLQEFGLYHVRNTRVGNDYVRGISGGQRRRVSIIETFIANGSVYLWDNCTKGLDSSTALDFLTILRDMTKRSKSVSLVRISQASDEIVSKFDKILMLSEDHQVFFGTMEECLHHFESTLQIARNPNDSIIEYLTSILRHSSDISRAPKVTLSEEQLYRAWERSRNYQYWKSKVKYDSTDNEIISISACVAQKDGVGMLGQLSTCTKRAFQRIAADKSSMIAEFISVTVQALVIGSLFYNIPLTTIGSFSRGSLTFFSLLFYTFMALTNLPNDFQRQGIIKKQLQLNFYSRWIEALASIICDCTFKMVLVITFTLILYFLAHFQYNASRFFIFLLFLAVYNFSMVSLFSFIAYIAPTVAIANTIAGILLLAIAMYASYVIYLSAMHPWFVWIAYLNPAMYAMEAILSNELFNLKLDCSESIVPRGSTYNNVSFKHKACAWQGATLGNDFVRGRDYLNSGLHYSYDHVWRNFGIILGFLFFYLVISLVAAEYIKPLFTRRHAGVLRRLLNFRNIKKDNLEEKRPIRNADSMTMPSLESSTSSESTDSITYLGGVKKYQPTAHGNFSENAPAVHVVTWKDVRFSIGDKIIINNTSGYVSSGLTALMGESGAGKTTLLNILSQRTKGGKLEGQILVDGKIISDIGAFRRSIGFVQQQDVLLQGLTVRETLEVSSTLRGDSDMEYIHTVAAMLDLSFNKLVVDLSPTERKLLSIGVELVTKPSTLLLLDEPTSGLDPHAALTIVKFLKELSLRGHAILCTIHQPSKSVFEHFDSIYLLQGEGKCAYFGPADRVCNYFTTKDRHLKYRPEQNPAEFIIDAVGNSRRQLDDLHDASGIMTANYDWSTVWMDSNENQRVLKIAQDLEVKANLSALDLSKTSHTNKPFLKQLLVITKRQYLCIRRDKSYVVSKFLLNGGAGLFIGFSFWKTKHNIDGLRNAIFLCFMSLCVSSPLINQVQDKALESKEVYLEREASSNTYHWSILLLAQLLVEIPLAIASSTVFFLCCYFCCGYDSSPQIAGVFYFNYILFSVYYLSFGLWLIYSAPNAQTAAVFVAFLYSFTASFCGVMQPYDLFPGFWKFMYRVSPYTYFVDTFVSLLLHDRPVICDTDELVPTSPSDGQTCGEFLKAFVEEYGGAIKNPSSRTVCAYCPYKVGDDFLRQQHMSFDNRWRNFGVQCAFISFNVAAMFVGFYLVHVKIVWHAVSKLPRRILGRKVPGVL from the coding sequence ATGCCCTTATCGACATATTTCGCGGCGGTTCCTGGAACTTCATTGACATTTGATGGCGCCAATATTATACTGGATGAGAATTATAAGCTGCCAGGAAAtgatgattttgaagctAATCTGGGAAATTCGAGAGTACTGAGAGATTTAGTTTTCACAGCAGAGGGAAGTGAAATGGTTTTAGTGCTAGGAAGTTCAAGCTCCTTGCTGCTTGAGGCTCTTTCTAGTAATCAAAGACAGCGTTATTTTCCAGAGGGATCAGTGAGATTCAAAACAGGAGACTATTGGAGATATCTGAAGGAAAGTTCTCAAGTGATATACAGTAATGAGGGAGATGTCCATTTTCCACATCTCACTGTGCAGCAAACAATCGACTTCGCACTTAGTTGCAAATACAATGCTCCAAAAATACAAAAGAACCAGTTGCGAGATGAATTGTTACAGGAATTTGGATTGTACCATGTCAGGAACACTCGAGTAGGGAACGACTATGTGCGTGGAATCTCGGGAGGTCAGCGCAGAAGAGTTTCAATAATTGAGACGTTCATCGCCAACGGTTCTGTGTATCTTTGGGACAATTGTACTAAGGGTCTGGATTCCTCAACCGCGCTAGATTTCTTGACTATCTTGAGAGATATGACGAAAAGGAGTAAATCAGTAAGTTTAGTGAGAATATCACAAGCCAGCGACGAGATTGTTTCGAAATTTGATAAAATCTTGATGCTCTCTGAGGACCATCAAGTTTTCTTTGGGACAATGGAGGAGTGCTTGCATCACTTTGAAAGCACCCTGCAAATTGCTAGAAATCCTAATGATAGTATCATAGAATATCTGACATCAATCCTTAGACATTCCTCTGATATCAGCAGGGCGCCTAAGGTCACATTATCCGAGGAGCAGCTGTATAGGGCTTGGGAGAGGTCCAGGAACTACCAGTACTGGAAATCTAAAGTGAAGTACGATAGTACCGATAACGAAATCATATCGATATCGGCATGTGTTGCGCAAAAGGACGGCGTTGGGATGTTGGGTCAATTAAGCACCTGTACGAAGCGAGCTTTCCAAAGAATCGCAGCAGATAAATCTTCCATGATAGCAGAATTTATTTCTGTCACCGTGCAGGCTCTTGTTATCGGATCACTATTCTATAATATTCCTCTGACTACAATTGGTTCATTCTCTCGAGGATCGCTCACTTTCTTTTCTCTCCTATTTTACACATTCATGGCTTTAACTAATCTTCCCAATGACTTTCAGAGACAGGGCattatcaagaagcaaCTGCAACTTAACTTTTACAGCAGGTGGATCGAAGCTCTGGCATCAATTATTTGCGACTGCACTTTCAAAATGGTATTGGTGATAACCTTTACTCTGATCCTCTATTTCCTGGCGCATTTTCAGTACAATGCATCGagatttttcattttcctgCTGTTTCTAGCAGTTTACAATTTCTCGATGGTCAGTTTGTTTTCGTTCATAGCATACATTGCTCCGACTGTCGCTATCGCCAATACAATCGCCGGCATACTTCTGTTGGCGATTGCCATGTATGCGTCCTATGTGATTTATTTGAGTGCCATGCATCCCTGGTTCGTTTGGATAGCTTATTTGAATCCTGCGATGTACGCTATGGAAGCGATCTTGAGTAATGAGTTATTCAATTTGAAACTTGATTGCTCGGAGTCCATTGTACCCAGGGGTTCAACGTACAACAATGTGAGTTTCAAGCACAAAGCATGTGCTTGGCAAGGTGCAACTTTGGGGAATGATTTTGTTCGCGGTCGCGATTATTTAAATTCGGGACTTCATTATAGCTATGATCATGTTTGGAGAAATTTTGGGATTATCCTTGGTTTCTTATTCTTTTATTTGGTGATTTCGCTTGTGGCGGCAGAGTATATTAAACCACTATTCACAAGGAGACATGCTGGGGTCTTAAGAAGACTTCTGAATTTTAGAAACATAAAAAAAGATAACTTGGAGGAAAAACGCCCTATCCGCAATGCCGACTCTATGACTATGCCTTCTTTGGAATCATCAACATCTTCGGAGTCTACTGATTCAATCACTTACCTGGGCGGTGTGAAGAAATACCAGCCAACCGCTCATGGCAATTTCAGCGAAAATGCGCCGGCAGTTCATGTTGTAACCTGGAAAGATGTTAGATTCTCAATTGGAGACAAAATTATAATCAACAACACTTCGGGATATGTAAGCAGCGGGTTAACTGCGCTGATGGGAGAGTCAGGAGCAGGCAAAACCACCCTACTGAATATTCTCTCTCAAAGAACTAAAGGCGGTAAGCTTGAAGGCCAAATTCTGGTTGATGGGAAGATCATTAGTGATATTGGTGCgttcagaagaagcataGGTTttgttcagcagcaggatGTTCTCTTACAGGGACTTACAGTGCGAGAGACACTGGAAGTTTCCAGCACACTGAGAGGTGATAGTGATATGGAATATATTCATACAGTTGCCGCGATGCTCGATTTATCATTCAATAAACTCGTCGTGGATCTCTCGCCAACCGAACGAAAGCTTCTTTCTATTGGGGTTGAATTAGTAACAAAGCCATCGACATTGTTGCTTCTAGATGAACCAACCTCGGGTCTTGACCCTCATGCTGCCCTGACGATTGTCAAGTTTCTGAAGGAGCTCTCTTTACGGGGCCACGCCATCCTATGCACTATTCACCAGCCAAGCAAAAGTGTTTTCGAGCATTTCGATTCCATTTATTTACTCCAAGGAGAAGGTAAGTGCGCTTATTTTGGTCCTGCAGATCGCGTCTGTAACTATTTCACAACGAAGGATCGTCATCTTAAGTATCGTCCAGAGCAAAACCCAGCTGAGTTCATAATTGATGCAGTAGGGAACTCCAGGCGACAACTGGATGACTTACACGATGCTTCAGGAATAATGACGGCCAATTACGATTGGTCAACTGTTTGGATGGACTCGAATGAAAATCAACGCGTGCTGAAGATAGCCCAGGATCTCGAAGTGAAGGCCAATTTATCGGCACTGGACCTTTCCAAAACTTCTCATACAAACAAGCCCTTTTTGAAACAGTTGCTTGTGATCACTAAAAGACAATACTTGTGTATTAGGCGTGATAAAAGCTATGTGGTTTCCAAGTTCCTTTTGAACGGTGGAGCTGGACTGTTCATTGGCTTTTCATTCTGGAAAACGAAGCATAACATTGATGGGTTACGAAATGCTATCTTCTTGTGCTTCATGTCCCTTTGTGTTTCCTCTCCACTCATAAATCAGGTACAGGATAAGGCTTTGGAATCCAAAGAGGTGTATCTTGAGAGGGAAGCAAGCTCAAACACTTATCATTGGAGTATTCTTCTGTTGGCTCAGCTGCTGGTAGAGATACCATTGGCTATCGCTAGTTCCACCGTTTTTTTTCTATGCTGCTATTTCTGTTGCGGATACGACTCCTCGCCTCAAATCGCTGGCGTCTTTTACTTCAATTACATCCTGTTTTCAGTTTACTACCTCTCATTTGGGCTGTGGCTGATCTATTCTGCGCCAAATGCGCAGACGGCTGCAGTCTTTGTGGCATTCCTTTATAGTTTCACTGCCTCCTTCTGTGGTGTCATGCAGCCATACGACCTTTTTCCAGGATTTTGGAAATTCATGTATAGGGTTTCTCCCTACACATACTTTGTTGATACTTTTGTCAGTTTGCTACTGCATGATAGGCCTGTTATTTGCGACACTGATGAATTAGTCCCTACATCGCCATCAGATGGACAAACTTGCGGAGAGTTTCTGAAAGCCTTTGTCGAAGAATATGGTGGTGCGATTAAAAATCCTTCTTCGCGCACCGTATGCGCATATTGCCCTTATAAAGTTGGCGACGATTTTCTGCGGCAACAGCACATGAGCTTCGATAATAGGTGGCGGAATTTCGGCGTGCAATGTGCCTTCATCTCATTCAACGTTGCAGCAATGTTCGTCGGATTTTATCTGGTACATGTCAAGATTGTTTGGCATGCAGTGTCAAAATTACCACGAAGAATACTTGGACGAAAAGTTCCCGGAGTCCTATGA
- the TIR3 gene encoding Tir3p (TIR3-like), with amino-acid sequence MHFSTLTALALIIAPLVSADSNADAVEFQAILSDVNNHLSDYISLAVNDPSFTVPSGVLDVYTQMTTYTDDAYTTLFSQLDFSSINAVMTALPWYSSRLEPEIQSAFKANSITDTSIGPKVTDSASSMHSSSNAVSTTTASSGKSNAVSTVTASSGSSAASETTSVSSTSSADSSTSSVSLSSTTSSAPSSTKTSSHSAAANLNELNTILGIFVIGSVAMFF; translated from the coding sequence ATGCATTTTTCCACGCTCACAGCTCTAGCGCTAATAATCGCACCTCTGGTTAGCGCTGATTCAAATGCAGACGCTGTGGAATTTCAGGCCATCTTGAGCGATGTCAACAACCATTTGAGTGACTACATCTCATTAGCCGTTAACGATCCTAGTTTTACCGTACCATCTGGCGTGTTGGATGTATACACTCAGATGACGACTTACACGGATGACGCTTACACTACGTTATTCAGCCAGCTCGACTTTAGCAGCATAAATGCCGTGATGACTGCATTACCCTGGTATTCCAGCCGGTTAGAGCCTGAGATACAATCTGCGTTCAAAGCCAACAGTATAACCGATACCTCGATTGGACCAAAAGTGACTGATTCCGCATCTTCAATGCATTCGTCATCGAACGCGGTATCAACTACCACAGCAAGCAGCGGTAAATCCAATGCGGTATCGACTGTCACAGCAAGCAGTGGTAGTTCTGCTGCTAGCGAGACTACCAGCGTCTCGTCTACTTCATCTGCAGACTCTTCCACATCTTCCGTTAGCTTGTCGTCTACTACCTCCAGTGCTCCATCATCGACTAAGACTTCTAGTCATAGCGCTGCTGCCAATCTCAACGAACTGAATACGATATTAGGaattttcgtcatcggtTCGGTTGCGATGTTCTTCTGA